The nucleotide window AAATGGGCGGTGATTCGGAAAAACGGTCCCATTTACATTTTGTTAGGGGTAATTGGGATTTTCGGCTTTAATGCCTTTTTCTTTTTTGGAATGAAACATACCTCTCCATTAAATGGGGCATTAATAATGGCTACAAATCCTTTGGTTACAAGCGTTTTGGCTTATTTTATTCTAAAAACACAGATAACCAAATGGCAAACTGCCGGAATTATTTTTGCCCTTTTTGGCGTAATATTGGTTTTAACTCATGGATCATGGGAGGTTATCCGTACGCTCTCCTTTTCTAAGGGTGATGTACTGATTTTAATAGGGAATGTCTGCTGGGCGTTATATGGGGTACTGGGGCGAAAGTATGTAAAAGCCAGTTCTTCTTTGGAGAACACCACTTATACAATGATGATCGGTGCCGTCTGCCTTGCTCTATTAGCAATCAATTCACCAAGTCCACCGCTATCAAACGTTACTATGTCTGCTTGGGGAGCCATTTTATTTATGGCCATTTTTACAAGCGTGTTAGGATATCTTTGGTGGAACAAAGCAATGGAGATTATTGGGGTGGCAAGGACCTCCATCTTCTTTAACCTTGTTCCAGTAGTAACCATGATCCTCTCCATTTTGACAGGAATGCAAGTGTCAATTTTTCAAATGCTTGGAACAATTATGGTTATTTTGGGTGTGCTAACATCGTCTGGATTTCTTAAATTTGCGAAGAAACCTGAATATCTTCGTAAATCCACAAGTAAAAACGCTTGAGGCAATTTTGCCTCAAGCGTTTGAAGTTTATTCGATGACTTTCTTAACGTCGTAGCCATTTTTCTTAAAAGTGGCTAGAATTCCACTTTCACCTTCTAAATGCCCGACCCCGACTGCCGCAAAATAAATATCTCCACTGTGAATATACGATTCGAATTTTTCTACCCAGATTTTATTTCGATCTTCAACCATAATTTTATTCTGCTTTTTATCAAAATGATCTTCAGTCTGCTCTATTTCATCATTTGATTTGCCATCAATATAGTTCGAATACAATTGTAATAGTTGCCTTTTAGATTCTTTTAATGAAGGAATTTGTTTAATTACTTGATCAGCTTCATTTTCGGTATAAACTTTTCGCATGGCTTCAATTTGATATTTTGGCGTCTCCAGGTATTTAGTTGGTACATAGTGGGTATCGGCCAATTCCGTTATTTTTTGATCAACACCATAATCGGTAGATAACTCCTCAACACCTGCATTTAAAAATAAAATCATCACAAACCAAAATTGGTATTTTTGAAGCTCTTGAAAATCAAGGTTATACTCTTCTGCCCGCTGTTTTAAAATGATCTCCGCATCCTTAGATAAAAAATCATTTAGGCTTTCATCTTCCTTTAAAAAATACCTCTCTTTATTAACAGATTGTTGATAATCACCATCGGTTAGACCGGTAGCATCTGTTTCAGTAACGAGGTATTTTGACTCCTTAAGTGCATGTTCAATTTTCTTAGGAAAAGGATACATTTCTTCTTTCCCGATATGGATGGTGCCAAGAAGATACATGTATTTATTGCCTTTCTCAATTTTATAAATTGGCCATTTTACATCAATCGGTGCTTCTTTTCTGGGTTGATTCGCCGTGATGGAACATCCGCTCAGAACTGTACAAATTAGGAAGGTAAATAAACGGTTCAACGATAGACCCCTGCCTTTAACATCTACTCTTAGGAAGAACATTGTTAGTTTACCACAAATATACATGATTAAAGACAAAATCGGCAGGGGAAAAGCTGTATAATAAGATTAGGTAAATAGAATTTCTGGAAAATGAAAGGAGAAACTATTTTGTTTGAAAAAGCACTCCCCTTACTAGAATCCCATTTTGGCTATAGCTCCTTCCGGAAAGGGCAAGAGCAGGCTATCCACTCCGTATTAGACGGCAGTAATACCATTTGTGTCATGCCGACTGGCGGTGGTAAATCAATCTGTTATCAAATTCCTGCACTAGTTCTTCCGGGAACCACGATTGTTATTTCCCCATTGATTTCTTTAATGAAGGATCAGGTAGATGCCCTCATTCAAGTTGGAATCCCAGCCACCTTTATTAATAGTTCATTAAGTTATAGTGAAGCAAATAAACGAATCAATGAGGCGAAGCAAGGGAAATACAAGCTTTTATATATAGCACCTGAAAGATTAGAATCCTATGAATTTGTTGAAGAATTAAGAAGTATGGAGATTCCCTTAGTTGCCGTTGATGAAGCACACTGTATCTCGCAGTGGGGTCATGATTTCCGCCCAAGCTACCGTCATATCCAGCAAATGGTCAATAATCTTCCACAACGGCCGAATGTGCTTGCACTAACAGCCACAGCAACTCCAAGAGTACGCGAAGATATTTGCCAACTATTAAATATTGATGAAAGAAATACGATCATCACCGGATTTGAGCGGGAAAATCTATCTTTCTCGGTTATTAAGGGGCAAGATAGGCAAAAGTTTCTCAAGGCTTATCTTAAGAAGAATGAACAAGAGGCGGGTATCATTTATGCGGCAACACGTAAAAATGTCGACCAGGTCTATGAAAAGCTTCGGAAGGAAAATATCAATGTTGCCCGTTACCATGCCGGGATGGGCGATGCAGAACGCGCGCGTGAGCAAGAACGATTTTTAGAGGATAAAGCGTCCGTCATGGTTGCCACTTCAGCCTTTGGGATGGGGATTGATAAGAGTAACATTCGGTATGTGGTTCATTACCAAATGCCGAAAAATATGGAGAGCTATTATCAGGAAGCAGGCCGTGCCGGTCGGGACGGGCTAGACAGTGAATGTATCATGTTGTATTCTCCGCAGGATGTGCAGGTGCAGCGTTTTTTGATTGACCAATCCAGCGACCGCAGCAGGATTACACAGGAATTAGAAAAGCTGCAGCAAATGGCCGACTATTGTCATACCGAAAACTGCCTGCAAGAGTTCATTTTAAAATACTTTGGCGAAACCGAAACGGATACTTGCGGCAGATGTGGCAATTGCTTGGATTCTAGGACAAGCATCGATGTGACGAAGGAAGCACAAATGGTGATGTCTTGTGTGATCCGCATGGGCCAGCGCTTTGGTAAAAACCTAACGGCCCAAGTGTTAACTGGTTCAAAAAATAAAAAGGTCATCGAAATGGGCTTTGACCGGCTCACGACCTATGGAATTATGAAGGATCAAGGGGCGAAAGAGGTTAGTGATTTTATTGAATTTTTAATTTCACAGGAGCTAATTGCAATTGAACAGGGCCAATTCCCAACCATCTATGTCGCTCCGAAGGGTAAAGATGTGCTTTTGGGTCATGAGCCTGTTTATCGCAGAGAAGCGGTGAAAGTGAAACAGGTTTCAAAAAATGATCCACTATTTGAGGAGTTAAGGGATGTGCGCAGAAGGATTGCTGAAACGGAGAAAGTGCCGCCATTTGTTATTTTTTCTGATGCTGCGATCAAAGATATGTGTGCGAAGCTGCCAAAAACAAATGAGGAATTTTTACAGGTCAGCGGGGTCGGCGAGCATAAGCTAAAGAAATACGGACTTGAATTTATTCAAGCAATCCGTACTTTTTTAGAAGTGAATCCGGAGTATCAGAGCGAAATCCAAGCGGAACCGGCAGCAGCGCCGAAAAA belongs to Neobacillus sp. OS1-2 and includes:
- the recQ gene encoding DNA helicase RecQ; this translates as MFEKALPLLESHFGYSSFRKGQEQAIHSVLDGSNTICVMPTGGGKSICYQIPALVLPGTTIVISPLISLMKDQVDALIQVGIPATFINSSLSYSEANKRINEAKQGKYKLLYIAPERLESYEFVEELRSMEIPLVAVDEAHCISQWGHDFRPSYRHIQQMVNNLPQRPNVLALTATATPRVREDICQLLNIDERNTIITGFERENLSFSVIKGQDRQKFLKAYLKKNEQEAGIIYAATRKNVDQVYEKLRKENINVARYHAGMGDAERAREQERFLEDKASVMVATSAFGMGIDKSNIRYVVHYQMPKNMESYYQEAGRAGRDGLDSECIMLYSPQDVQVQRFLIDQSSDRSRITQELEKLQQMADYCHTENCLQEFILKYFGETETDTCGRCGNCLDSRTSIDVTKEAQMVMSCVIRMGQRFGKNLTAQVLTGSKNKKVIEMGFDRLTTYGIMKDQGAKEVSDFIEFLISQELIAIEQGQFPTIYVAPKGKDVLLGHEPVYRREAVKVKQVSKNDPLFEELRDVRRRIAETEKVPPFVIFSDAAIKDMCAKLPKTNEEFLQVSGVGEHKLKKYGLEFIQAIRTFLEVNPEYQSEIQAEPAAAPKKAAKKAVGDSHLETLELNQKHLTIEEMAEKRELAISTVESHLLQCAQQGLEVDFSKHVPSEYIPLLEKAVAEAGRERLKPIKELLPEEVSYFMIKVYVYYLSRKR
- a CDS encoding EamA family transporter, which gives rise to MNRKVFAMLLGFAIVTGATFNLAKYAVHYFSAASAAGWRFGIAAIVMVSILVIQKKVKWAVIRKNGPIYILLGVIGIFGFNAFFFFGMKHTSPLNGALIMATNPLVTSVLAYFILKTQITKWQTAGIIFALFGVILVLTHGSWEVIRTLSFSKGDVLILIGNVCWALYGVLGRKYVKASSSLENTTYTMMIGAVCLALLAINSPSPPLSNVTMSAWGAILFMAIFTSVLGYLWWNKAMEIIGVARTSIFFNLVPVVTMILSILTGMQVSIFQMLGTIMVILGVLTSSGFLKFAKKPEYLRKSTSKNA
- a CDS encoding TraB/GumN family protein, coding for MNRLFTFLICTVLSGCSITANQPRKEAPIDVKWPIYKIEKGNKYMYLLGTIHIGKEEMYPFPKKIEHALKESKYLVTETDATGLTDGDYQQSVNKERYFLKEDESLNDFLSKDAEIILKQRAEEYNLDFQELQKYQFWFVMILFLNAGVEELSTDYGVDQKITELADTHYVPTKYLETPKYQIEAMRKVYTENEADQVIKQIPSLKESKRQLLQLYSNYIDGKSNDEIEQTEDHFDKKQNKIMVEDRNKIWVEKFESYIHSGDIYFAAVGVGHLEGESGILATFKKNGYDVKKVIE